One window of Sinorhizobium fredii NGR234 genomic DNA carries:
- a CDS encoding sensor histidine kinase, protein MPEIDRDPASRPDPDALLALAEKGGRGKLTVFLGAAPGVGKTYAMLMRAQRLKEEGADIVIGLVETHGRSETAALLEGLEVLPRREVAHGGRTLHEFDLDAALARHPRIIVVDELAHTNFGESRHPKRYQDIEELVDAGIDVWTALNIQHLESLSDIVAQIAGVPVRERIPDTVLNRADEVLLVDLPPAELIDRLKEGKVYLPDSAKRAVDNFFRLGNLTALRELALRRTADRVDDQMVDYLKQNAIEGPWPASERLLVCIGPDPLSEKVVRTASRLASGLNADWIVVSVERADREAADGEAMRQLDETFRLAEQLGAETRRIIGSDFVEEILKLARRENATQIVIGARRHRFPLNLFRASLPDALAKRVSGIGIHLVTGKIEPVARTRRRSKQLLPEGLERALAIAGGTVGLATVLGLLIEQFIILQNISLLYLLAVLASAVYAGYFAALAAALFSVVAYNFFFIEPVNTFTVAEPHEVFALFVFLAAAALAGGLASRIREQAKTARNRATATQALYDFSRKLSGTANADDVLWAAVTQMQSTLRRNAVMLLPEDGDIALRAAWPPDTELTVSDMIAARWAFEKKEAAGNDTGTLPNSPFQFRPLMSPQGVVGVCGFLQEDSPLEINEERALAAILDQTAIAVDRARLSRESLDQAAQLEGEKFRAALLSSLSHDLTTPLATIGSAVISLRQLGEGTPKDAREDLLKSIEEESGRLTRFVTNLLDMNRIEAGTINARRDRVDVAEVVHDAVERARKYFPGRVFETSIALGLPAMRGDGVLLGQVLFNLLDNANRFGGDEPVSIYARREGDEVVLSVTDLGKGIAPADLEHVFDKFFRKGKPDGRSLGTGLGLTISRSFVEAMGGRIKAESPALRRRGTRISMRFPAAEAELSN, encoded by the coding sequence ATGCCCGAGATTGATCGCGACCCGGCAAGCCGCCCCGATCCCGATGCCCTGCTGGCGCTGGCCGAAAAGGGCGGGCGAGGGAAGCTGACGGTATTCCTCGGCGCCGCCCCCGGCGTCGGAAAGACCTACGCCATGCTGATGCGGGCGCAGCGCCTCAAGGAAGAGGGCGCCGATATCGTCATCGGACTTGTCGAGACGCATGGGCGCAGCGAAACCGCGGCGCTGCTCGAAGGGCTCGAGGTCTTGCCGCGCCGCGAAGTGGCGCATGGCGGCCGTACCCTCCACGAATTCGATCTCGATGCCGCATTGGCGCGCCATCCGCGGATCATTGTCGTCGATGAACTCGCCCACACGAATTTCGGCGAAAGCCGTCACCCCAAGCGCTATCAGGACATCGAGGAACTGGTGGATGCCGGCATCGATGTCTGGACGGCGCTCAACATCCAGCATCTTGAAAGCCTGTCGGACATCGTCGCCCAGATTGCCGGCGTGCCCGTACGCGAGCGCATTCCCGACACGGTGCTGAACCGTGCCGACGAGGTGCTGCTGGTGGACCTGCCGCCGGCCGAACTGATCGACCGGCTGAAGGAAGGCAAGGTTTACCTGCCCGACAGTGCCAAGCGGGCGGTGGACAACTTCTTCCGGCTCGGCAATCTGACGGCGCTGCGCGAGTTGGCGCTGAGGCGCACCGCCGACCGGGTCGACGACCAGATGGTCGACTACCTCAAGCAGAACGCCATAGAGGGTCCCTGGCCGGCCAGCGAAAGGCTTCTCGTCTGCATCGGCCCGGACCCGCTCTCGGAAAAGGTGGTGAGGACGGCGAGCCGGCTGGCCTCTGGCCTCAATGCCGATTGGATCGTCGTTTCCGTCGAGCGCGCGGATCGCGAGGCGGCCGACGGCGAGGCGATGCGCCAGCTCGACGAGACCTTCCGTCTCGCCGAGCAATTGGGCGCCGAAACGCGCCGCATCATCGGCAGCGATTTCGTCGAGGAGATCCTGAAGCTTGCGAGGCGCGAGAACGCGACGCAAATCGTCATCGGCGCGCGGCGGCACCGGTTCCCGCTGAACCTGTTCCGCGCCTCCTTGCCCGACGCGTTGGCCAAGCGCGTGTCGGGAATCGGCATCCATCTCGTCACAGGCAAGATCGAGCCGGTCGCCAGGACGCGCCGGAGAAGCAAGCAGCTGCTGCCGGAGGGATTGGAGCGAGCGCTCGCCATAGCCGGTGGCACCGTCGGGCTCGCGACGGTGCTCGGCCTGCTGATCGAGCAGTTCATTATCCTGCAGAATATTTCGCTTCTCTATCTGCTCGCGGTGCTTGCTTCGGCGGTTTACGCCGGCTACTTCGCGGCCCTGGCGGCGGCGCTGTTTTCCGTTGTCGCTTACAATTTCTTCTTCATCGAGCCGGTCAACACGTTCACCGTGGCCGAGCCGCACGAGGTTTTCGCTCTTTTCGTCTTCCTGGCGGCCGCGGCGCTCGCCGGCGGCCTTGCCTCGCGCATTCGCGAACAGGCGAAGACCGCAAGAAACAGGGCGACGGCAACCCAGGCACTCTATGATTTTTCCCGCAAGCTTTCCGGCACCGCCAATGCCGACGACGTGCTGTGGGCGGCCGTCACCCAGATGCAATCGACGCTGAGGCGCAACGCTGTCATGTTGCTGCCCGAGGATGGAGATATCGCCTTGCGCGCGGCCTGGCCGCCGGACACCGAACTGACCGTCAGCGACATGATCGCGGCGCGCTGGGCTTTCGAGAAGAAGGAGGCGGCCGGCAATGATACCGGCACGCTGCCGAACAGCCCGTTTCAGTTCAGGCCGCTGATGAGCCCGCAGGGTGTCGTCGGGGTTTGCGGCTTTTTGCAGGAGGACAGTCCTCTCGAGATCAATGAGGAGCGGGCTCTTGCCGCGATCCTCGACCAGACCGCGATCGCCGTCGACCGGGCACGGCTGTCGCGCGAAAGCCTCGATCAGGCTGCCCAGCTCGAGGGCGAGAAATTCCGTGCCGCGCTTCTTTCGTCGCTCTCCCACGACCTCACGACGCCTTTGGCGACAATTGGCAGCGCCGTGATCAGTCTTCGCCAGCTTGGCGAAGGAACGCCGAAGGATGCCCGGGAGGACCTTCTGAAGTCGATCGAGGAGGAAAGCGGCAGGCTGACACGCTTCGTCACCAACCTGCTCGACATGAACCGGATCGAGGCCGGTACGATCAATGCCCGGCGTGATCGGGTCGATGTGGCGGAGGTGGTGCATGATGCCGTGGAACGGGCCCGGAAATATTTCCCCGGCCGCGTCTTCGAGACCAGCATCGCCTTGGGCCTGCCGGCGATGCGCGGCGACGGCGTGCTGCTTGGCCAGGTCCTCTTCAATCTGCTCGACAATGCGAATCGGTTCGGCGGCGACGAACCCGTCAGCATCTATGCCCGACGCGAGGGCGATGAGGTCGTGCTGTCGGTGACGGACCTCGGCAAGGGCATCGCGCCCGCCGATCTCGAGCACGTCTTCGACAAGTTCTTCCGCAAGGGAAAACCGGATGGCCGCTCGCTCGGCACGGGCCTCGGCCTTACGATCAGCAGGAGCTTCGTCGAGGCGATGGGCGGGCGGATCAAAGCGGAGAGCCCGGCGCTGCGCCGCCGCGGCACGCGGATTTCCATGCGCTTCCCGGCGGCCGAGGCGGAGCTCTCGAACTGA
- a CDS encoding AI-2E family transporter, with protein MQLGNRERENPPVEPRLFGQPAHSRSALVLPISAARWMLVLILLAGVYFFHGFVVPVLAAVVIGFASWPIYRRLLQALNGNRTLAATIAIISVIAFIVVPISIAAAYAIDEVRDWLVWAVETNVNGAPVPAWLTTIPVAGAWLGQQWVKYVGHPGALGELVQLVSGSNIGNIYRGVLVIGASAFQSFLTLLFMLITLFFVYRDGHSFSKQLDRLGEQIFPMRWERLSRVVPLTISSTVTGMGIIAIGEGIVLGVAYWLAGVPSPVTLGIITGLMALIPGGAPLCFTLVSIYLVASGSPFHGVALFAWGTTELFIVDKTLRPRLVGGPIKLPFLPTFFGLVGGVKTMGFLGLFVGPVLMALLVAIWREWMHEVANQPEPTANPISRVDIAAK; from the coding sequence GTGCAATTGGGCAATCGTGAGCGAGAAAATCCCCCGGTGGAGCCGCGGCTCTTCGGGCAGCCTGCCCATTCGCGCTCGGCCCTCGTCCTGCCGATCTCGGCGGCCCGTTGGATGCTCGTCCTCATCCTGCTGGCCGGCGTCTATTTCTTCCATGGCTTCGTCGTGCCGGTGCTGGCCGCCGTCGTCATCGGCTTTGCGAGCTGGCCCATCTACCGTCGCCTGCTTCAGGCCCTGAACGGCAATCGCACCTTGGCGGCGACCATTGCGATCATCTCCGTCATCGCCTTTATCGTCGTGCCCATCTCGATTGCCGCGGCCTATGCGATCGACGAGGTGCGCGATTGGCTCGTCTGGGCGGTGGAAACCAACGTCAATGGGGCGCCGGTCCCGGCCTGGCTGACGACCATCCCGGTGGCGGGCGCCTGGCTCGGTCAGCAATGGGTGAAATATGTCGGGCATCCGGGCGCGCTCGGCGAACTGGTTCAGCTCGTCAGCGGCTCCAATATCGGCAACATCTACCGCGGTGTGCTGGTGATTGGCGCCTCCGCCTTCCAGTCCTTCCTGACACTGCTCTTCATGCTGATCACGCTGTTCTTCGTCTATCGGGACGGCCATTCCTTCTCAAAGCAGCTCGATCGTCTCGGCGAGCAGATTTTCCCGATGCGCTGGGAGCGCCTGTCGCGGGTCGTGCCGCTGACCATCAGCTCGACTGTGACCGGCATGGGCATCATCGCGATCGGCGAAGGCATCGTTCTCGGTGTCGCCTATTGGCTGGCCGGGGTGCCGTCGCCGGTGACGCTCGGCATCATCACCGGTCTCATGGCGCTCATTCCGGGCGGCGCACCGCTCTGCTTCACCCTGGTGTCGATCTATCTGGTGGCGAGCGGCTCGCCTTTTCACGGCGTGGCGCTCTTCGCCTGGGGTACGACGGAGCTCTTCATCGTCGACAAGACGCTTCGTCCAAGGCTCGTCGGCGGCCCGATCAAGCTGCCCTTCCTGCCGACCTTCTTCGGCCTTGTCGGCGGCGTCAAGACGATGGGTTTTCTTGGTCTTTTCGTCGGTCCGGTGCTGATGGCGCTGCTCGTCGCAATCTGGCGGGAGTGGATGCACGAGGTGGCGAACCAGCCGGAGCCGACGGCAAATCCGATCTCCCGGGTCGACATCGCCGCGAAATAG
- a CDS encoding XRE family transcriptional regulator encodes MGKAASLPGIQPALLKWARESAHLSTEEVAGRLKKSVEEIDAWESGTDAPSYAQLEKLAYELYKRPLAIFFLPSPPKEPRPEAEFRALPDSDLRNLRRDTVLLIRRARAYQASLIELFGGSSPTAEPLWKQVEIDASRPSARQAAVVRASLGVPAPGAREWGAPDGDEALKIWRKAVEARGVFVFKDTFKQSEISGFCLEHSELPIVVINNSTTKTRQIFSLLHELAHVLMGRRAISTFDEAPLNRLSPAEQRIERFCNQIAADILVPPDDFAAQVSGLPQNVEALPSDAFAALAARYRVSREVILRRFRDADRVSQAFYEKRKREWDGQKIHKGSSGGSFYSTKGAYLSERLMSEVFARYGRRQINVDEAAEFIGVKPKQVDELESRFLRGMAA; translated from the coding sequence ATGGGTAAGGCGGCATCATTGCCCGGCATTCAACCGGCGCTCCTAAAATGGGCGCGGGAATCGGCACACCTTTCAACTGAAGAAGTGGCCGGGCGCCTCAAGAAGTCGGTCGAAGAGATCGACGCTTGGGAGTCCGGGACTGATGCGCCCTCGTATGCACAGCTAGAGAAGCTTGCATATGAGCTTTACAAACGACCACTGGCGATTTTTTTCCTGCCGTCACCCCCTAAGGAACCCAGGCCAGAAGCTGAATTCCGCGCTTTGCCTGATTCCGACCTCCGCAATCTGCGCCGCGACACCGTGTTGCTGATCCGACGCGCGCGCGCCTATCAGGCGTCTCTTATCGAGCTATTTGGTGGGAGTTCGCCTACAGCCGAACCGCTGTGGAAACAAGTGGAAATCGACGCTTCAAGGCCCAGCGCGCGGCAAGCCGCAGTGGTGCGCGCTTCACTTGGTGTTCCCGCACCCGGTGCCCGCGAATGGGGTGCCCCAGATGGTGATGAAGCGTTGAAGATTTGGCGCAAAGCCGTCGAAGCTAGAGGCGTTTTCGTATTCAAGGACACCTTCAAGCAAAGTGAAATATCGGGATTCTGCTTAGAACATTCCGAATTACCGATAGTGGTGATCAACAACAGCACTACGAAGACCCGGCAAATTTTCAGTTTGCTACACGAACTCGCTCACGTCCTGATGGGTAGGCGCGCGATAAGCACTTTCGATGAAGCGCCCCTAAATCGGTTGTCTCCGGCAGAGCAGAGGATAGAGCGTTTCTGTAATCAGATCGCTGCCGATATTTTAGTTCCTCCTGATGATTTCGCCGCGCAGGTGTCCGGACTTCCGCAAAACGTCGAGGCCCTGCCGTCAGATGCCTTTGCCGCACTAGCTGCGCGCTATCGCGTCAGCCGTGAGGTTATTCTGCGGCGGTTTCGCGATGCGGACCGCGTCAGTCAAGCGTTCTACGAGAAGCGCAAGCGCGAGTGGGACGGCCAGAAGATCCACAAGGGAAGCTCTGGCGGCAGCTTCTATTCTACGAAGGGCGCCTATCTCAGCGAACGGCTTATGAGCGAGGTGTTCGCTCGCTATGGCCGCCGCCAGATCAACGTAGATGAAGCCGCCGAGTTCATAGGCGTAAAGCCCAAGCAGGTTGACGAGTTGGAGAGCCGGTTCCTGCGCGGGATGGCCGCATGA
- a CDS encoding lysophospholipid acyltransferase family protein gives MIDLLLIGLTRFIVGGQALWIGASPETRQRIYFANHASHLDTLLIWSALPRPLRGTTHPIAASDYWGRGKVRRHIALKVLNAVLVDRVTHGPPGAALAPLRGVLAEGESLVLFPEGTRGNERLPGPFKSGLYWLAQEFPEVELIPTYLDNPSRAFPKGTFLPVPISCTVRFGAPLPRRPGEEKEAFLERARAAVGALASDPAL, from the coding sequence GTGATCGATCTGCTGTTAATCGGCCTCACCCGGTTCATCGTCGGCGGGCAGGCGCTCTGGATCGGCGCCTCGCCGGAGACGCGCCAGCGCATCTATTTTGCCAACCACGCCAGCCATCTCGACACGCTGCTGATCTGGTCGGCCCTGCCGCGGCCGCTGCGCGGCACAACCCATCCGATCGCGGCCTCGGACTATTGGGGCAGGGGCAAGGTCCGCCGCCATATCGCGCTGAAGGTCCTGAATGCCGTGCTTGTCGACCGTGTCACCCATGGCCCGCCCGGGGCGGCGCTCGCCCCATTGCGCGGCGTGCTGGCCGAGGGCGAGTCGCTCGTTCTCTTTCCCGAAGGCACGCGCGGCAACGAACGCTTGCCAGGGCCGTTCAAGAGCGGCCTCTACTGGCTGGCGCAGGAATTCCCGGAGGTCGAATTGATCCCGACCTATCTCGACAATCCGTCGCGCGCCTTCCCGAAGGGAACCTTCCTGCCGGTGCCGATCAGCTGCACGGTTCGCTTCGGCGCGCCGCTCCCGAGGCGGCCGGGAGAAGAGAAGGAGGCGTTCCTCGAACGCGCCCGCGCCGCCGTCGGTGCGTTGGCGTCGGATCCGGCTTTATGA
- a CDS encoding long-chain fatty acid--CoA ligase, whose protein sequence is MAEASMQQAGSGAAKNWVKSYPPGVPAEIGPLPYRSLGEFFDHAVAQHSWRPAFTCMGKSLTFADLNVQSGRIGAWLQSLGLAKGDRVAVMMPNILQNPVIVYGILRAGYTVVNVNPLYTPRELEHQLVDAGAKAIFVLENFAHTVEQVVARTKVKHVVVATMGDMLGVKGLLVNLVVRRVKKLVPAWSLPGHVSFRSVLAKGEKLQLAKPNVGPGDVAFLQYTGGTTGVSKGATLTHANLLSNMAQMELWLNTAFLRKPRPDNLTFMCALPLYHIFALTVNSLMGLATGGNNILIPNPRDIPAFVAELGKYKTNIFPGLNTLFNALMNNPEFQKLDFASLILTFGGGMAVQRPVAERWLAMTHCPIHEGYGLSETSPVATANRLDTDEFTGTIGMPLPSTEVEIRDENGNSLPTGEIGEICIRGPQVMAGYWQRPDETAKAISPDGFFRTGDIGFMNAAGLTKIVDRKKDMILVSGFNVFPNEIEEVVATHPGILECAAIGIADPHSGEAVKLFVVRKDPNLTEEDVKRHCAENLTNYKRPRHVEFRDELPKSNVGKILRKDLRG, encoded by the coding sequence ATGGCGGAAGCAAGCATGCAGCAGGCGGGGTCCGGCGCGGCGAAAAACTGGGTCAAATCCTATCCGCCGGGCGTGCCCGCCGAAATCGGACCGCTCCCCTACCGATCGCTCGGCGAGTTCTTCGACCATGCGGTGGCGCAGCATTCCTGGCGCCCCGCCTTCACCTGCATGGGCAAGTCGCTCACCTTCGCCGATCTCAATGTCCAGTCGGGTCGAATCGGCGCCTGGCTGCAGTCGCTCGGTCTGGCGAAGGGCGATCGCGTCGCCGTCATGATGCCGAACATCCTGCAGAACCCGGTGATCGTCTACGGCATCCTCAGGGCCGGCTACACGGTCGTCAACGTCAACCCGCTCTACACGCCGCGCGAGCTCGAACACCAGCTGGTCGATGCCGGCGCCAAGGCGATCTTCGTACTCGAAAATTTCGCCCATACGGTCGAGCAGGTCGTCGCCCGGACCAAGGTCAAGCACGTGGTGGTCGCGACGATGGGCGACATGCTCGGGGTGAAGGGCCTCCTCGTCAATCTCGTCGTGCGCCGCGTAAAGAAGCTCGTTCCCGCCTGGTCGCTGCCGGGCCACGTCTCCTTCCGCTCGGTTCTTGCCAAGGGCGAGAAGCTTCAGCTTGCGAAGCCGAATGTCGGACCCGGCGATGTCGCCTTCCTGCAATATACCGGCGGCACGACCGGCGTTTCCAAGGGCGCCACCCTCACCCATGCCAATCTGCTGTCCAACATGGCGCAGATGGAGCTCTGGCTGAACACGGCGTTCCTGCGCAAGCCGCGCCCGGACAACCTCACCTTCATGTGCGCCTTGCCGCTCTATCATATCTTCGCGCTGACGGTGAATTCGCTGATGGGGCTTGCGACCGGCGGCAACAACATCCTGATCCCCAATCCGCGCGACATTCCCGCCTTCGTCGCGGAACTGGGCAAGTACAAGACCAACATCTTCCCGGGTCTCAACACGCTGTTCAACGCGCTGATGAACAATCCGGAGTTTCAGAAGCTCGATTTTGCCTCGCTGATCCTGACCTTCGGCGGCGGCATGGCGGTGCAGCGACCGGTGGCGGAACGCTGGCTTGCCATGACGCACTGCCCGATCCATGAAGGCTACGGGCTCTCGGAAACCTCTCCGGTCGCCACCGCCAACCGGCTCGACACTGACGAGTTCACCGGCACGATCGGCATGCCGCTGCCCTCGACCGAGGTCGAAATCCGCGACGAAAACGGCAATAGCCTGCCGACCGGCGAAATCGGCGAGATCTGCATCCGCGGCCCGCAGGTCATGGCCGGCTACTGGCAGCGCCCCGACGAGACGGCCAAGGCGATTTCTCCCGACGGTTTCTTCCGCACCGGCGACATCGGCTTCATGAATGCCGCCGGGCTGACGAAGATCGTCGACCGCAAGAAGGACATGATCCTCGTTTCCGGCTTCAACGTCTTCCCGAACGAGATCGAGGAGGTCGTGGCGACCCACCCCGGCATCCTGGAATGCGCGGCGATCGGCATCGCCGATCCGCATTCCGGCGAGGCGGTCAAGCTCTTCGTGGTGCGCAAGGATCCGAACCTCACCGAAGAGGACGTCAAGCGCCATTGCGCCGAAAACCTCACCAACTACAAGCGACCGAGACATGTGGAGTTCCGCGACGAACTGCCGAAGTCGAACGTCGGCAAGATTTTGCGGAAGGACCTGCGGGGCTGA
- a CDS encoding PIN domain-containing protein, whose protein sequence is MIYIVDTSSLRELERYYNDIFPTFWKLFQAEVDSGSVVSVREVLRELEACPETNVIAWAKHNSGIFKPPAPAEAAFVGQIFALPHFQQLISSKAQMTGQPVADPFLIAAAKVCSGTVVTQERFKPNSAKIPNVCERHRVHDFRGFLEGQALEFLANVTWGWDT, encoded by the coding sequence ATGATTTATATCGTGGACACTAGCAGCCTTCGTGAGCTTGAACGGTATTACAACGACATATTTCCGACCTTCTGGAAGCTATTCCAGGCAGAGGTGGATAGCGGTAGCGTGGTGTCTGTTCGCGAAGTGCTACGCGAACTTGAAGCCTGCCCCGAGACAAATGTGATAGCGTGGGCGAAGCATAATTCTGGAATATTCAAGCCTCCCGCACCAGCGGAAGCAGCATTCGTCGGGCAAATTTTTGCACTTCCTCACTTTCAACAATTGATCTCTTCTAAAGCGCAAATGACCGGCCAGCCGGTTGCAGACCCTTTTCTGATTGCCGCCGCGAAGGTCTGCAGTGGCACGGTAGTTACGCAGGAACGTTTCAAGCCAAACTCCGCAAAAATTCCGAACGTTTGCGAACGGCATCGCGTGCACGACTTTCGAGGGTTTCTTGAAGGCCAAGCGCTGGAGTTTTTAGCAAACGTTACGTGGGGGTGGGATACCTAG
- a CDS encoding CDP-alcohol phosphatidyltransferase family protein — protein sequence MNVASDGGEPGGPGADRRPIAARDSGFARRLTALLLKTPITPNEISLLSVGFAAIGAAALLYATRWPFLYLVAVAGIQLRLLCNLLDGMVAVEGGRGSPVGALYNEFPDRVADTLLIVALGYAAGAGWLGWAGALAAALTAYVRVFGGSLGQAQVFRGPMAKQHRMALMSLACLLALGEALLTSERFVLYTAGWIILAGSLITCWTRTRAIVSRIPGAAKP from the coding sequence ATGAATGTCGCTTCGGATGGCGGGGAGCCTGGCGGGCCGGGCGCGGATCGGCGCCCCATCGCGGCGCGCGACAGCGGCTTCGCACGCCGCTTGACGGCGCTGCTCCTCAAGACGCCGATCACCCCGAACGAGATTTCGCTGCTGAGCGTCGGCTTCGCCGCGATCGGCGCCGCGGCCCTCCTCTATGCGACGCGCTGGCCCTTTCTTTATCTCGTCGCCGTCGCCGGCATTCAGTTGCGCCTCCTCTGCAACCTCCTAGACGGGATGGTGGCGGTCGAGGGCGGCCGGGGCTCGCCGGTCGGGGCGCTCTACAACGAGTTTCCCGATCGTGTCGCCGACACGCTGCTGATCGTGGCGCTCGGCTATGCCGCCGGCGCCGGCTGGCTCGGCTGGGCGGGTGCCCTTGCCGCGGCCCTGACGGCCTATGTGCGCGTCTTCGGCGGTTCGCTCGGCCAGGCCCAGGTTTTTCGCGGTCCCATGGCCAAGCAGCATCGCATGGCGCTGATGAGCCTTGCCTGCCTGCTGGCGCTCGGCGAGGCCCTGCTGACCTCGGAACGCTTCGTACTCTACACCGCCGGATGGATCATCCTGGCCGGGTCGCTCATCACCTGCTGGACCCGCACCCGGGCGATCGTCTCGCGCATCCCGGGAGCCGCAAAGCCGTGA